TGTCATCGGCATTGCGGAGGGGGGCGCCCCAGCCGCCTTCACCAATATAGACCACTCCATTTTTATCATCTCGGATAAAGCCTTCTTCATGGCCCTCCTCTTGGCTGTAGCGAATGGGCCAAGTATATTTAGAGGTATGCGAATCGCATTCTAGGGCCAATTGCACCCCATAGCGCTCAAACAAAGGGGCCCAAGCCATGGCCAACTCCTCTTTCTCTGATTTTCGCTTCACATGAGGGCGCATAGGATGATGATATTGGGCAAATCGCCAGCCATGATCCTGATGTTCGGCCAAATCCTCGGCCAACCATTCGGCCTGCAAGCCTGCGGCGGGCATCATACTATTTAAGGTATACAAGCGCATGAGATTGCCGCCCAAACTCAGTGCATAATAAGCCTTAGGATTGGGCAAATCAAACAACTTATATAAGGTTTCATTAGAGAGCTCGTGGTTTCCTCTGGCCACCACCATAGCCGTAATGCGGCCATCGGGCGTAATGGTTTCCTGCCAATCGTCTAGCCAGCCCTGCCATTGTTTGGGCGTACCCAAAGCAGTCATATCTCCAGCAAAAACCACCAAATGCGGGCGCAAGCGGGCCACCAAGCGGTTCGCATTTTTTCTGGCCGCCTGATAATTTCTAGAATCTCCCCCGGCCACAATAGAGAGCCGTTCTTTGGGGGAATTGGGCAAAGTTTTAAAGGAATAGCGTTGGCTACAGCCCTCTTCATCGCAAACCACAAAATAGTAATTGGTATTGGGTTGCAAATCGGCCAAACGGGCAAAGTAGGTCAGCATGCCCTTTACCTTATAGCTCTTTTGGGGAATTTGTTTGAGGGGGTAAGCCTTGGCTTTTTGGCCCAAATCATTGGGGCCATAATAGAGCACGGGCGCCTTGCCAGAGGCTTGTTCCCAACCAATACTAATACTTTGGCTGGGGTCTTGGCGCAAAACGGCCCGAAAACGGATGGGCTTGGCCCAAGAAAAAGAAAAACTGAAGAGAAAAAGGAAAAATAAACAATATCGCATCATCTGATTTTTATTGAACGATTTTTTGCGTCTAGAGGCGAGCGCAGCGAGCCGGCTTAGGGATGGAAAGGGGTGGCCGAAGGCCAGACCCAAGTTTTTGAGCGCAGCGAAAAAACTGCAGGGCCGAGCGAGCAGCGAGCCCCGACCCAGCCCGGCCCGCCAGAGGCGGGCAAGCCCCAAAATATGCACAAAGGTAGTCAAAAACGCATAAAAAAACCCAAGTGCTTGAGTTGAGCGCTTGGGTTTATCGGGCAAAAAAAGAGCTTAATCGCAAAAGCGTTCGATAGCGGCCTTAAGATTGGCGGCGATCATTTCGGCTGTACTGCCCTCGATATGGTGACGTTCTAGAAAATGGACCAACTTCCCATCTTTGAAGAGCCCCACAGAAGGCGAAGAGGGAGGATAAGGCAACATAAACTGTCGGGCCGTGTCTACGGCTTCTTTGTGCACACCGGCAAAAACGGTAACGGCTTCGGTGGGTTGCTTGCTCGCTTGGGCGAGGGCCAACTTTACGCCGGGGCGGGCATTGCCAGCGGCGCAACCACAGACAGAATTGACCACGACTAGAGCGGTTCCTGATTTTTGGCCCAAAATGGCCTTTACTTCTTCGGCAGTTTCTAGTCCTTTAAAGCCATGATCGGTAAGATCTTTGGCCATAGGTGTAGTCAGATGTTCTGGATACATACGATTATTATTTTCGATTGAATAATATTTGATTGGAGAGGGCAAAGATAGAAAAGATGTGCTAAAAATTGCCCTTTATTCTGTTTTCAAACCCTTAACGGCAGCTTGGAGCATGGGATCTTCTTTGGCCATGGCCTTATAAAAATAGGCTTCGCCAAAGAGTTGTTCGGCCAAATAGCCTTTGATATAGCGCTTGAGGCTGCTTTGGCTTTTTTGCCAGGCGGCGGCATCAAATTGCAAATCTTTTTGCTCCGTTAGATACTGCTGAAAAGCCTGCATAAGCTCTTCGGAAGGCTGATAATTTTTGAGGAAACCCTCTGCTTTTTGGCCCTCAAAAGTTTGGAATCGCTGATCGAGATAGCGATAAACAAAGGCGGGCAAATTGAAGCGGGCATTGACATAAAAATCATTGCGGTTAAGGCTATCGAGAGGCACAAAAATATCGGGGATGATTCCGCCACCGCCATAAACCAAGCGGCCGCCCGTTGTTTTATAGACCGTAGAGTCTAGCACTTTAATGCTATCTTTTTCATAAAGTTCACCAGATTTTAGGCGGCTTTCAAAATCTTGATCGTAACCTGCTTCATCGCCTTTTTTGTAGGGGCGTTGAATCAGGCGACCCGAGGGCGTATAATAGCGAGCGACCGTAAGGCGAAGAGCAGATTCATCGCTCAGGCCGTATTGTTCTTGGACCAAACCCTTACCAAAAGAGCGGCGGCCCACAATAATGCCGCGGTCGTTATCTTGGATAGCGCCCGCCATAATTTCTGAGGCGGAGGCAGAGCCTTCATCGATCAAAACTGCAACTCGGCCCACCTTAAAAAAGCTGCGGCCAGTAGATTTATATTCTTTGCGTTTGTAGCTACGGCCCTCGGTATAGACCAAAAGTCGTTTATCCTTAAACAATTGATTGAGGATTTCGGTAGCTTCCTTGAGGTAGCCGCCTGGGTTTTGGCGTAGATCAATAACTAGATCTTCCATCCCTTCTTCCTCTACCAAAGGCTCTAGGGCCTCCATAAACTCCTTATAGGTTTTGCTGCTAAAGCGGCTAATTTTGATGTAGCCCGTTTTATCGTCCCACATAAAACCGGCATCGACACTTTTCACGGGAATCTCGCCTCTTTTGATGGCGATATTTAGGGGGGCGGTTTCTCCTCTTCTCAAGACGCTAATATTTACGGTAGAGCCGGCGGGACCTTTAAGGCGCTTGACAATTTCCTCATTGTCCAATTTTTGGCCTGCAAAAAGGCTATCATTTACTCTCAGGAACTTATCGCCTACTTTTAGGCCGGCCTGATCGGCGGGGCCATCTTTTAGGACCGTTGTAATAGAAACCGTATCATCGAGCAAGAAAAACTCTACGCCAATGCCTTCAAAGTTGCCTTCTAGAGATTCGTTGACGGCCTGTAGTTTTTGGCTGGGAATATAA
This genomic interval from Saprospira grandis contains the following:
- a CDS encoding purple acid phosphatase family protein; amino-acid sequence: MMRYCLFFLFLFSFSFSWAKPIRFRAVLRQDPSQSISIGWEQASGKAPVLYYGPNDLGQKAKAYPLKQIPQKSYKVKGMLTYFARLADLQPNTNYYFVVCDEEGCSQRYSFKTLPNSPKERLSIVAGGDSRNYQAARKNANRLVARLRPHLVVFAGDMTALGTPKQWQGWLDDWQETITPDGRITAMVVARGNHELSNETLYKLFDLPNPKAYYALSLGGNLMRLYTLNSMMPAAGLQAEWLAEDLAEHQDHGWRFAQYHHPMRPHVKRKSEKEELAMAWAPLFERYGVQLALECDSHTSKYTWPIRYSQEEGHEEGFIRDDKNGVVYIGEGGWGAPLRNADDTKSWTRAAGKLNQVKWLFVSLENIEIRTVKSDNASLIGYLGDDSRFSMPKNIMLWQPHQEDHIDLANNYLLRYKPPTDKAKTALMELKAKAEQQRLRLFWACKYEGQNYRFLIQHSHNKIYWSTLANLEGAGPSEELPNHYEFADIQDRPLSQQSYYRISVLDEDGKLLDRQELLVKASQENEERIPLLSVNLLRKKLAVPLSLHQAEEKVRFELFDVNRISQRRYTMALGAGKQEVELNIQGLKTGDYLLEISYNGRLEKRAIRLYIP
- a CDS encoding BrxA/BrxB family bacilliredoxin is translated as MYPEHLTTPMAKDLTDHGFKGLETAEEVKAILGQKSGTALVVVNSVCGCAAGNARPGVKLALAQASKQPTEAVTVFAGVHKEAVDTARQFMLPYPPSSPSVGLFKDGKLVHFLERHHIEGSTAEMIAANLKAAIERFCD
- a CDS encoding S41 family peptidase — encoded protein: MAQLVFHPHLKSFMSQHAPSNGPLSFLQKVQIWLPALIGICLALGLFMGLLLRQPSRPSYQFDADSPHSGDISRFNGKVEEVLRFVDARYLEGVELGELEDAAIKAILDQLDPHSNYIPSQKLQAVNESLEGNFEGIGVEFFLLDDTVSITTVLKDGPADQAGLKVGDKFLRVNDSLFAGQKLDNEEIVKRLKGPAGSTVNISVLRRGETAPLNIAIKRGEIPVKSVDAGFMWDDKTGYIKISRFSSKTYKEFMEALEPLVEEEGMEDLVIDLRQNPGGYLKEATEILNQLFKDKRLLVYTEGRSYKRKEYKSTGRSFFKVGRVAVLIDEGSASASEIMAGAIQDNDRGIIVGRRSFGKGLVQEQYGLSDESALRLTVARYYTPSGRLIQRPYKKGDEAGYDQDFESRLKSGELYEKDSIKVLDSTVYKTTGGRLVYGGGGIIPDIFVPLDSLNRNDFYVNARFNLPAFVYRYLDQRFQTFEGQKAEGFLKNYQPSEELMQAFQQYLTEQKDLQFDAAAWQKSQSSLKRYIKGYLAEQLFGEAYFYKAMAKEDPMLQAAVKGLKTE